The DNA region TTCTGGTGCTCGGAACGTTGGCGCTGGCACAGCCTGGACCCCACGGACTCGACCTCTCGGACGAGCAGCGTGATCAGATCCGCACGATCCACGATAAGCAGCGAACCGAGTGTCGCGCCCTCGTCGACAAGCTCCGGCCAGCGCGTGAGGCGCTTCAGAGCGTCGCCATAGTGGAGCCACTCGACGAGGTGCAGCTTCAGGCGCGCGCAGAGGAGCTGGCACTGGTCCAGACCGAGATCGCGGTGCTTCAGGCACGCACCCACGCCGCCATCTTCCACGTGTTGACGCCCGAGCAGCAGGAGAAAGCCAAATCGCACCAGGCGGAGCGGCAAGAGCACCACGGATACGGCGAGCACGC from Luteitalea sp. includes:
- a CDS encoding periplasmic heavy metal sensor, which codes for MLSQRWRTNTMTRTTTKTVTVTALGMTVVLVLGTLALAQPGPHGLDLSDEQRDQIRTIHDKQRTECRALVDKLRPAREALQSVAIVEPLDEVQLQARAEELALVQTEIAVLQARTHAAIFHVLTPEQQEKAKSHQAERQEHHGYGEHACHGDGHVHGAHLH